Genomic DNA from Bacteroides zhangwenhongii:
CGGCATAAAAGATTTCATAAGATGTATTCTTTTTACCATCATACATCAAATGGTTTACGAACTTAGAAACCTTTTGGTCATTAAACACGGGATCCGGAAGGATAACGCGTTTTTTTGGTTTTGCTTTTCTCATTTGTTTGAAAAATAATGTTTTTTGTTCTTGGTTGTCTACTTCTTGACTTCTTCAACTCTCCCACCGGAGAATTTACTCAACCTTTAGCATCTCCAACAAACTAAAACGTAAGTTATTACTTTAATTTTAATTAGGTTTTAATCCTTATTTTTTCTTAGCCGGTGCAGCTTGTCCCGGTTTCGGACGCTTAGCGCCGTATTTAGAACGTCTTTGAGTACGACCAGCAACACCTGCTGTATCAAGAGTTCCACGTACAATGTGATAACGTACACCTGGAAGGTCTTTTACACGACCGCCACGTACCAAAACGATTGAGTGTTCCTGCAAGTTGTGTCCTTCTCCCGGAATGTATGAGTTCACCTCTTTTTGGTTAGTCAAACGTACACGGGCTACTTTACGCATTGCAGAGTTCGGCTTCTTCGGAGTAGTAGTGTATACTCTCACGCAAACGCCACGTCTTTGAGGACAAGAATCCAAGGCCGGAGATTTACTTTTCTCCACCAGCACTTCGCGTCCTTTTCTTACTAATTGCTGAATTGTAGGCATTTTAATTGTTTTTTGATTTATATTATTGTTATATTAATTTCGCAACTATACATTTTGGGCTGCAAAAATACGAATAATATTTGAATATTCAATGCACTACAACCTTTTTTTATTTTTTAATATTTTTATATCAGCCTCACGCTTCGCCTTTTACACTCGCCAAAGGAGGAATCGAAGATTCGTCAGAAGTACGTATCGGACCAAATACCCGTTCATATTTAGCGATATTATCTTCTAAAGCCCGTAACAGACGTTTTGCATGCTCAGGAGCTACAACAATACGAGATTGCACTCCAGCCTTAGGCATACCCGGCATTACATGTATAAAATCAAGAATAAATTCTGAACTTGAATGGGTAATGATAGCAAGATTGGCATATGTACCCTGTGCCACTTCTTCCTTCAATTCAATCTGCAATTGACCGTTATTATTTTGTTCTTCCATATTTTATATGATTAATAGTTATTCTGCAAAATAACGCAATTTTCTTTAGATATTTTCATGTTGAGCAAACAAAAAAGCGGTCCGACATTCGAACCGCTTTTCTATTATATCTGATTTTCCAATTAGAGCTTCGGACCAGCAGCAACCAAAGCCTTACCAGCTTCGGTACCTGTAAACTTAGCAAAGTTCTTGATGAAACGTCCAGCCAAATCTTTTGCTTTCTCTTCCCATTTACAAGCACATTCATAAGTATCGCGCGGATCAAGGATTTTCGGATCAACACCCGGAAGTTCTGTAGGAACAACAAAATCGAAATAAGGAATAACCTTAGTCGGAGCTTTGTCGATAGAACCGTCAAGGATAGCATCGATAATACCACGAGTATCTTTGATAGAGATACGTTTGCCGGAACCATTCCAGCCAGTGTTAACCAAGTATGCTTTAGCACCGGTCATTTCCATTTTCTTAACCAGTTCTTCTGCATATTTAGTCGGGTGCAATGACAAGAAAGCAGCACCGAAGCAAGCTGAGAAAGTCGGAGTAGGTTCAGTGATACCACGTTCTGTACCAGCCAACTTAGCTGTAAATCCAGACAAGAAGTAGTATTGAGCCTGTTCCGGATTCAAGATAGATACCGGAGGCAATACACCGAATGCATCAGCAGACAAGAAAATAACTTGTTTAGCGTGAGGGCCTTTAGATACAGGTTTAACGATGTTTTCGATGTGATAAATAGGATAAGAAACACGAGTATTTTCCGTTACACTCTTATCCGTGAAATCGATCTTGCCATTAGCATCAACAGTTACGTTTTCCAGTAAAGCGTCACGTTTGATAGCATTGTAGATATCCGGTTCACTGTCTTTATCCAAGTTGATAACTTTAGCATAGCAACCACCTTCGTAGTTGAATACACCTTCGTTATCCCATCCGTGTTCGTCGTCACCGATCAATTTACGTTTCGGGTCAGTAGACAAAGTAGTCTTACCTGTACCTGACAGACCGAAGAAAATAGCAGAGCTAGTACCTTCCATATCTGTGTTAGCAGAACAGTGCATAGAAGCGATACCACGAAGCGGGTTCATGTAGTTCATGATAGAGAACATACCTTTCTTCATTTCACCACCGTACCAAGTGTTCAGGATAACTTGTTCTTTAGTCTTCAAGTTGAATACTGTAGCAGTTTCTGAGTTCAAGCCCAGTTCTTTGTAGTTGTCAACTTTAGCCTTAGAAGCGTTGAAGCATACAAAATCAGGTTCTCCGTAGTTAGCAAGTTCTTCTGCCGTCGGGCGAATAAACATGTTAGTTACGAAGTGAGCCTGCCAAGCTACTTCCATGATAAAACGTACTTTCATACGAGTAGCTTCGTTAGCGCCACAGAAAGTATCAACAACGAACAAGCGCTTGCCAGACAACTGTTTCACAGCTTTAGCCTTCAAGTCAGCCCAAGCTTCTTCAGTACAAGGTTTGTTGTCGTTTTTGTATTCGTCAGAAGTCCACCATACTGAATTTTCAGAAGCTTCATTCTTAACGAAGAATTTATCTTTAGGAGAGCGACCGGTATAGATACCTGTCATTACATTAACAGCACCTAATTCAGTTACTTGACCTTTTTCAAAGCCTTCCAGACTCGGTTTTGTTTCTTCAGCGAACAAAACATCATAAGACGGGTTGTGCAGGATTTCTGTTACACCTGTAATACCGTACTTGCTCAAATCTAAATTTGCCATTTTCTTTTGAATTAATTAAAATTGGTATTTTGTTTTATTATCTCTTTCTATGATATATAAATGCAGAGGAGATTGGATACCCTCTTGTAAATCCGGGTACAAAAGTAATACTTTCTTTGGAATGCAAGAAGGGATTAGAGAAATTTTTCCCTAATTGAATCTCTTTTATAAATTCCTAACAATATCTGCAAACTGAATATTGCAATTTGAAAGATTATCGCTTACTTTGCAAAACAAAATAATGCGGGATACATTAAATAATTATTCATCATGAAAGTAGTTGATTTTAGCAAAACAAATTCGATTCTAAACCAATACGTCTCCGAAATTAGAAATGTAGAAGTTCAGAACGACCGCCTGCGTTTCCGCCGTAACATTGAGCGTATCGGAGAAATCATGGCTTATGAAATGAGTAAGGAGTTTACCTACTCGGTAAAGAACATTCGGACACCTCTCGGAATCGCCCCGGTCAGCACTCCGGACAACCAATTGGTTATCAGCACTATTCTACGTGCCGGTCTGCCTTTTCATCAAGGCTTCCTAAGCTATTTTGACGGAGCGGAGAACGCATTTGTTTCTGCTTACCGTAAATATAAGGATACACTGAAATTTGATATACACATAGAATATATTGCTTCACCACGCATTGATGACAAAACACTAATCATCACAGATCCCATGTTGGCAACGGGTAGTAGCATGGAACTCAGTTATCAGGCAATGCTGACCAAAGGTCATCCAACCGAAATTCATGTAGCTTCCATTATCGCCAGCCAACAAGCCATCGATCATATCAAAAATATATTCCCCGAAGACAAGACTATTATCTGGTGTGCCGCTATTGATCCTGAAATCAACGAACATTCTTATATCGTTCCCGGATTGGGCGACGCAGGCGACCTTGCTTACGGAGAAAAGGAATAATCCTTTAGAGACTTTTCCGATACTGTTGTGGCGACATCCCCATTTGCTTCTTAAAGAAAGTGCCAAAATAGGAAGCATTTGGGAAGCCAAAGTCATTGGATATTTCCTGAATATTTTTTTGAGTATTTTTAAGCAAGGAGATACATTTACGTATAATCGCCTTAAAAACGAGTTCCTGTACCGTATATCCACAGATACTTTTAGATACAGCAGACAAGTATTTAGGTGACAGACATAATTTATCTGCATAAAATTCGACTCCCCGCTCCTGCATATAATGCTGCTCGATCAGTTGAATCAAGCGGATAAAGGTTTCACGCTTACGCCCTCCCGCATCTCGTCTTTCACTAACAAGTTTACGATTATAAATAGAGCAAATCCGGTATGTCAGCGCAAGCAGAAGCAACTTCTGTTCATAGAACTTAAATGAATTCTCTTCAGGCTGCAAAGCACTATCCAACAAAGACATATATTTCAGAATATCTTCCTCCTCACCGGTATTCCACACGCAAGAGGGGGCTTCAGATGTCAACCGAGAATACATATACATGGAAACAACCAGATTACCCATAATATCCCGAATAGGATCTATCTGATAAAACAACATCTGTATTTCCAAATCCCCAGATTCTTCGAGGATCTGAAATTCACCATCTTCAGGAATAAACAAACTTTCACCCGCCTTAGCCAAATGTTTCTTCTGATTGAGTAAAAACAGAAACTCTCCTTGCCCACAAACAATCACCCCCAACCCCTTCATACGAAAAGGTGCTTGCAGCGGGGAGGGAAAAGTCACAAATATTCCTCTTGAACTACATATATTTTTTCCGTTTAGCAAATCGCGTTCAAACTGCAACAAACGATCTCGTCCAATTCCCATTATAACAGCATATTAACAGAGTACTACTAAAAACGGCACTAAGTTAACAATTTCCGTTTAGGATAAGGAACAACAAGCACAAATATCATACAAATTAATCCACCATAGATCGTCCAGCCCGCCATTTCTTTAAGAGCGGAAAGTGTAGCCTGCACCTGAATACGGCCTTTGGTAGATATGGCAGCCATATTACGAGCTTCCGTCTCACTCTTCCCCTGATATTTCATCCCTTGTACCGTACCGAGAAAAGAAGCGGAAGCATCCGGATTAAGCAAGTCTACATTCTGTGCATAACGGGTTACATAATGTTGTTGACGTTCCTGCAATACATTTGTATAGAGTGCTCCTCCAATGCTTGGCCCCACAACCATACGCACGGTAAGCATAATGCAGATCCATGTGGAAAGATATTTAAAGGGCATACGTTGGTTAGCATAGGCAGCCGTCAGCGCATATAAAATCATCATACCCGTGGCACGGATAATAACCGCATATTTCAAACGCTCATAAACTCCTGCGGTCTGCACTTCAAAATACATGAATACGGCAGACAAAGACAGAAAGAAGAATCCCATAGCAAATAGATACTTAAAATGCAATCCTTTACTTCCCAACACCATAGCAAGTACAGCACCAATAGCATACCCCACCATGCACCAGTTACCCAACGCCGCATTCTGTAAATTATCAATATGCATACCGACCCCCGCAAACACATTGACAAACATTGCACTGGAATTTATCACCATCAACAACAAATAAAGTAATGCTCCCATACGTATGGTACGCAGTTTAAACGCATCCAACAATACATAAGGAGAGCGGCGCCTCGCATCCATATAAAGAAATACTCCCGCAAAAAGAATACTGACAGCCGTCGCCCAGCGAATGGACTCATCAGCATACCAATCGAGTACTTTCCCATAGACCAGCACATAAGTGAGACACGTCAAAGAGATGCAGAACGCTGTAACATTGCCAAATTTACGAAAATTAATAGGAAACCGTCCTGGAAACTTATAATTCGGCATAGTTATAAAAAGGAGTAAAATAGATACCAGCAGAATCCCCATCATAAAATAGTACACATACTTCCACTCATATTCAAAGGACAGCCAGGCCGTCAGCGCCGTACCTGACTGTCCCAGAATCATAAAAAACAGATAAACCGCCGGCTGACTCACACACCGGTCAATATCCAGCTTATTCCATCCGGAAGCGTCTTTTGGTTCCAAACCTGGAGTAATGTTGCGGGTAGCTTCCATGCCACCGGCATACCAGATAAGCGTAAACAAATTGACCATCATCAGCACCATGCGCAAAAATCCTGTCAAAAGACTACAAAGTGCCAACAAAAAAACACTATCAGTCTTTGCACAGATATAACTGAATATATACATGAATGCAAACCCGACAATACACATCATCTTTTCCCGTCGCACACATACCAGTTGATAAAGAAAGGGAGCAAAAGCCGCCATACCTATCGAAGTTACAAAGTTGGCAAACTGTATATGTTCGGAGATAATACCAAGCCCACTCATCATTTCGGTACTATTGACCGAATAAACCCCACCTACCGTAAGAATCGGCAGAAAGAAGAACAAAAGAATTATAATACCCAACGGTTTGGGCATCCAACTGTAAAAAGGATAGTTTTTAGGATAAGAGGGCATTGGGTTTAATTAAAAATTATAAATTAAAAATCAAAGAAGGAGATATAGTGCGGGAGGAGGTGGTAGGTAATTAGAGTTTGGCTTTCACCACTACCATCATGCCTGCTGCCAGTCGTTCATTATCCTCCTTGGACAAATCGGTAAAATCAATTCGCACCGGAATACGCTGCTGAATCTTCACAAAGTTGCCTGCCGAATTGTCCGTTGGTACTAATGAATATTTGGATCCGGTAGCTCCGGATATGGAGGTCACCTTCCCTTTGAATTCTTTATCACTGATCGCATCTACCGTAACAGATACCTCTTGTCCGATACTCAGATTTTCTATCTGTGTCTCCTTATAATTAGCCACAATCCATTTTTGCGTATTGGGGAGAATATACGTAATAGTCTGTCCGGCTGCAATAAATTGCCCCTCTTCTAAGGAACGACGTCCCAGTTTTCCATCACATGGAGCCACCACAACCGTATAAGAAAGATTCAAACGTGCCATTTCGAGTGCAGCCGTTGCTCTTTGGATGGCAGCTTCAGTACTCACACGGCGATAAGACACTTCATCCACACCGGAAAGAGCTGCCTTTTTCTGTCTTTTCACAGCCTCCAGCTTCTTACGTGTAGCTTCATAGTCCGTGACAATCTGTTCCAACTGAATGGGGGTAGCCGCTTTCCGTTCCACCAGATTCTCATATCGCTTCCTGTCTTTTTCCAACTTCGCCAAACGCACCTCAATCTCCGCGATAGACGCGTCATAAACGGTTGCTGTTGTCTGTGTTGTATTGAGTGTCGCATTGATAACCGTTGCACCGGCTTGCGCATCTTTCAAAGCAGCCTCCGCTTCCATTACCCGAATCTTATATTCACGGTCGTCAAGTACCAGTAACGTATCTCCCTTACGTACTTCCTGATGCTCGGTAAAATAGATTTTGTCAATATAGCCGGATGCACGCAAGTTGATAGGCGACACATATTGTTCTATCTGTGCATCGTTACTAGTCTCCGTCTGACTATAATTCAGGAAAAGACAGATCACTTCAATCACTCCCCAGACGATAATAGCCACTCCCAAAAGGCTGACTGCTATCTGCCACCGACGAAGTTTCTTCATCTTCTTCGCTTTCTCCTGATGAGTAGCGGAAGGAATATTATTTTCCATTGTTTCCATATTTATGATTGTTATTTGACTAATGATTCGATTTGTCCGGTCAGTTTCAACAACATCAGGTTAGTGACCCGGTAATTATAGTGCGCGCTAATATAATTATTCTGCGCCTCACTCATTTGCATCTCATCCTGCAACACTTCAGTCATAGAAGCAATTCCTTCACGGTAACGGTCGGATGTGACCGTATACACATCTTCCGCCAACAAATAATTATCCTTCTGCTTCTTAAAGTTACGCTGATTGTTCATCAAGTCGTTCACGGCATTCAGATACTGAGTTTGCAGACTCTTCCGGGCATTTTCCCATGCCAACTTACTGTTCTCAATATCAATCATCGCCTTCTTGATTTTATATGTCTTATCCAGCCCGTCGAAGATAGGAATACGCAACGTCAGCCCCAACCCGTAAGAGCGGAACCAATGGTTGGATGGGCCGGAGTGAAACCAGTGGTAGCCTTTATCCGTATAAGCAGCATATCGCCAACTACCCGTCAAGCTCAGTGAAGGTATATAACCGTTACTAATTATCTTCTTTTGTTTCTCTGCCAGTCGCACTTGTGATTGTGAAAGTTGAAGTTCATAGATATTTTCCGACAAACCGGTCAAAGCCACTGTAGTAATACTATCGGTATTTACCGGTGTTAATACAAACTCCTTTTCAGCCGGATAATCCATTATATATTTCAGCATATTCAACTGCTGTTTCATCATAGCCTGCGCATTGTCATATTGTACCTTCAGATTTTCCAAATTTATATTCACTCTTTTCAGATCGACTTCCATAGACATCCCGTTATCAAAAAAAGCTTGCGTAATATCCCTCAATTCTTCCAAACGAGTGATATTAGCT
This window encodes:
- a CDS encoding DUF3467 domain-containing protein — protein: MEEQNNNGQLQIELKEEVAQGTYANLAIITHSSSEFILDFIHVMPGMPKAGVQSRIVVAPEHAKRLLRALEDNIAKYERVFGPIRTSDESSIPPLASVKGEA
- the pckA gene encoding phosphoenolpyruvate carboxykinase (ATP), translating into MANLDLSKYGITGVTEILHNPSYDVLFAEETKPSLEGFEKGQVTELGAVNVMTGIYTGRSPKDKFFVKNEASENSVWWTSDEYKNDNKPCTEEAWADLKAKAVKQLSGKRLFVVDTFCGANEATRMKVRFIMEVAWQAHFVTNMFIRPTAEELANYGEPDFVCFNASKAKVDNYKELGLNSETATVFNLKTKEQVILNTWYGGEMKKGMFSIMNYMNPLRGIASMHCSANTDMEGTSSAIFFGLSGTGKTTLSTDPKRKLIGDDEHGWDNEGVFNYEGGCYAKVINLDKDSEPDIYNAIKRDALLENVTVDANGKIDFTDKSVTENTRVSYPIYHIENIVKPVSKGPHAKQVIFLSADAFGVLPPVSILNPEQAQYYFLSGFTAKLAGTERGITEPTPTFSACFGAAFLSLHPTKYAEELVKKMEMTGAKAYLVNTGWNGSGKRISIKDTRGIIDAILDGSIDKAPTKVIPYFDFVVPTELPGVDPKILDPRDTYECACKWEEKAKDLAGRFIKNFAKFTGTEAGKALVAAGPKL
- a CDS encoding efflux MFS transporter permease, producing MPSYPKNYPFYSWMPKPLGIIILLFFFLPILTVGGVYSVNSTEMMSGLGIISEHIQFANFVTSIGMAAFAPFLYQLVCVRREKMMCIVGFAFMYIFSYICAKTDSVFLLALCSLLTGFLRMVLMMVNLFTLIWYAGGMEATRNITPGLEPKDASGWNKLDIDRCVSQPAVYLFFMILGQSGTALTAWLSFEYEWKYVYYFMMGILLVSILLLFITMPNYKFPGRFPINFRKFGNVTAFCISLTCLTYVLVYGKVLDWYADESIRWATAVSILFAGVFLYMDARRRSPYVLLDAFKLRTIRMGALLYLLLMVINSSAMFVNVFAGVGMHIDNLQNAALGNWCMVGYAIGAVLAMVLGSKGLHFKYLFAMGFFFLSLSAVFMYFEVQTAGVYERLKYAVIIRATGMMILYALTAAYANQRMPFKYLSTWICIMLTVRMVVGPSIGGALYTNVLQERQQHYVTRYAQNVDLLNPDASASFLGTVQGMKYQGKSETEARNMAAISTKGRIQVQATLSALKEMAGWTIYGGLICMIFVLVVPYPKRKLLT
- the upp gene encoding uracil phosphoribosyltransferase, encoding MKVVDFSKTNSILNQYVSEIRNVEVQNDRLRFRRNIERIGEIMAYEMSKEFTYSVKNIRTPLGIAPVSTPDNQLVISTILRAGLPFHQGFLSYFDGAENAFVSAYRKYKDTLKFDIHIEYIASPRIDDKTLIITDPMLATGSSMELSYQAMLTKGHPTEIHVASIIASQQAIDHIKNIFPEDKTIIWCAAIDPEINEHSYIVPGLGDAGDLAYGEKE
- a CDS encoding helix-turn-helix domain-containing protein, which encodes MGIGRDRLLQFERDLLNGKNICSSRGIFVTFPSPLQAPFRMKGLGVIVCGQGEFLFLLNQKKHLAKAGESLFIPEDGEFQILEESGDLEIQMLFYQIDPIRDIMGNLVVSMYMYSRLTSEAPSCVWNTGEEEDILKYMSLLDSALQPEENSFKFYEQKLLLLALTYRICSIYNRKLVSERRDAGGRKRETFIRLIQLIEQHYMQERGVEFYADKLCLSPKYLSAVSKSICGYTVQELVFKAIIRKCISLLKNTQKNIQEISNDFGFPNASYFGTFFKKQMGMSPQQYRKSL
- a CDS encoding HlyD family secretion protein, with product METMENNIPSATHQEKAKKMKKLRRWQIAVSLLGVAIIVWGVIEVICLFLNYSQTETSNDAQIEQYVSPINLRASGYIDKIYFTEHQEVRKGDTLLVLDDREYKIRVMEAEAALKDAQAGATVINATLNTTQTTATVYDASIAEIEVRLAKLEKDRKRYENLVERKAATPIQLEQIVTDYEATRKKLEAVKRQKKAALSGVDEVSYRRVSTEAAIQRATAALEMARLNLSYTVVVAPCDGKLGRRSLEEGQFIAAGQTITYILPNTQKWIVANYKETQIENLSIGQEVSVTVDAISDKEFKGKVTSISGATGSKYSLVPTDNSAGNFVKIQQRIPVRIDFTDLSKEDNERLAAGMMVVVKAKL
- the rpsL gene encoding 30S ribosomal protein S12, translated to MPTIQQLVRKGREVLVEKSKSPALDSCPQRRGVCVRVYTTTPKKPNSAMRKVARVRLTNQKEVNSYIPGEGHNLQEHSIVLVRGGRVKDLPGVRYHIVRGTLDTAGVAGRTQRRSKYGAKRPKPGQAAPAKKK
- a CDS encoding TolC family protein, which produces MRRLLFIFSFLSLLVVDGKAQEVEILTLEDCLRIGIDNNLSLEGKRKEIQKSKYGVSENRSKLLPQITAIAGYNNNFDPPVSVTDGSSYGVPYNITKTLQHTANAGLEMQMPLFNQTLYTSMSIAKVMEEISRLSYGKAREDIIMQISKMYYLGQVTAEQIVLIKANITRLEELRDITQAFFDNGMSMEVDLKRVNINLENLKVQYDNAQAMMKQQLNMLKYIMDYPAEKEFVLTPVNTDSITTVALTGLSENIYELQLSQSQVRLAEKQKKIISNGYIPSLSLTGSWRYAAYTDKGYHWFHSGPSNHWFRSYGLGLTLRIPIFDGLDKTYKIKKAMIDIENSKLAWENARKSLQTQYLNAVNDLMNNQRNFKKQKDNYLLAEDVYTVTSDRYREGIASMTEVLQDEMQMSEAQNNYISAHYNYRVTNLMLLKLTGQIESLVK